CAAGGTCCACCGCGTCATGGAGCAGGTGCGTCGTGACTATCCCCTGAGCCTGCATGGCGTCGGCCTTTCTCTGGGTAGTGCGGACCCTCTCAATCTGGATCATCTACGCCAACTCAAGCGGGTGATACAGCACTATGCTCCTGGGCTGGTTTCAGAGCATCTATGTTGGATTTCAGTAGGTGGAAGGTATCTCCACGACCTCTTCCCACTACCCGGAACAGAGTCCATGCTGGCACATCTGGTCCCTCGTATCCAACAGGTGCAGGAAGTCCTCGGGTGTCAGATTCTGATCGAGAATGTCTCTGCCTATCTGCGTTTTTCCGGCGATGCGCTGCCCGAGTGGGCCATGCTCAACACACTGGCAGAGAAAACCGGCTGCGGGTTACTCGTGGATATCAACAACCTCTTTGTCAGCAGTCGCAACCAACACTTCGACCCCCTCGTCTACCTCGCCAATCTCCATCGTGAGGCGGTACGGGAAATTCATCTGGCCGGGTTTTCGGTGGAAGAAGTAGAAGGCACAACGGTGCTCATCGACACCCATAGCTGTCCAGTGTGGCCGGAGGTCTGGGACTTGTATGCCCGTTCCTTGCGCATGTTCGATCATCGGGTGCCCACCCTTATCGAATGGGACAGCGACTTGCCAACCATCGATATCCTGTTGGGCGAAGCGGCCGAGGCGCAAAGGCTGTTGGAGAACACCCATGGATGAGATTCGGCAATGGCAG
The window above is part of the Acidithiobacillus acidisediminis genome. Proteins encoded here:
- the bufB gene encoding MNIO family bufferin maturase, producing the protein MLDTLETDTTVPGSRSIDAIPAAAGIGLRAAHYDDFLAMAPEVAWVEVHSENLFAAGGKVHRVMEQVRRDYPLSLHGVGLSLGSADPLNLDHLRQLKRVIQHYAPGLVSEHLCWISVGGRYLHDLFPLPGTESMLAHLVPRIQQVQEVLGCQILIENVSAYLRFSGDALPEWAMLNTLAEKTGCGLLVDINNLFVSSRNQHFDPLVYLANLHREAVREIHLAGFSVEEVEGTTVLIDTHSCPVWPEVWDLYARSLRMFDHRVPTLIEWDSDLPTIDILLGEAAEAQRLLENTHG